One genomic region from bacterium encodes:
- a CDS encoding DsrE family protein produces MKRVRILAATLFLAFLALPALAGQGNGKNFLIHAKTSLKLDDAQICAVPNVAWTALQEGYKVTILFDASGVTALKKGGLLGGDKSPLDKASLPERERRSLSTQLGLPLESVPHDYGEYIRFLKSKGVELYANRTMMLLYKIKENEIEKAATPVGLKQLVEILKSADVYVAY; encoded by the coding sequence ATGAAACGCGTCCGGATTCTCGCCGCAACCCTGTTCCTGGCCTTCCTGGCCCTCCCCGCCCTCGCGGGGCAGGGGAACGGGAAGAACTTCCTGATTCACGCGAAGACCTCCTTGAAGCTGGACGACGCCCAGATCTGCGCCGTCCCGAATGTCGCCTGGACGGCGTTGCAGGAGGGCTACAAGGTCACCATCCTCTTCGACGCCAGCGGCGTCACGGCCCTGAAAAAAGGCGGCCTGCTCGGCGGGGACAAGAGCCCCCTGGACAAGGCCTCCCTCCCGGAACGGGAACGCCGGTCCCTCTCGACCCAGCTCGGTCTGCCCCTGGAGAGCGTCCCTCATGATTACGGGGAGTACATCCGCTTTCTCAAATCGAAGGGGGTGGAACTCTACGCGAACCGGACGATGATGCTGCTCTACAAGATCAAGGAGAACGAGATCGAGAAGGCGGCAACCCCGGTGGGATTGAAGCAACTGGTCGAGATCTTGAAGAGCGCGGATGTGTACGTGGCCTATTGA
- a CDS encoding DUF2703 domain-containing protein — MNVEILYFEGCPNHAIALEMVQRVLVREKVEANVRSIEVPDEKAAETVRFLGSPSVRVNGVDIEQGREDDSPFFGCRTYTAAGKTVGVPPEKWLVDALRR, encoded by the coding sequence ATGAACGTGGAGATTCTCTATTTCGAGGGGTGCCCCAACCACGCGATCGCGTTGGAGATGGTGCAACGCGTTCTCGTCCGGGAAAAGGTCGAGGCTAACGTCCGGTCGATCGAGGTGCCGGATGAAAAGGCCGCCGAAACCGTGCGGTTCCTCGGTTCCCCCTCGGTCCGCGTGAACGGGGTGGACATCGAGCAGGGCAGGGAGGATGATTCGCCCTTTTTCGGGTGTCGCACCTACACCGCTGCCGGGAAAACGGTCGGGGTGCCCCCGGAGAAATGGCTGGTGGATGCCCTGCGCCGCTGA
- a CDS encoding MerR family transcriptional regulator, with translation MTSLLTIGQVAKRCGVGVETIRFYEREGLIVQPSRPESGFRKYPPDTVGRVRFIQRSKSLGFSLREIGDLLSLRVDQATTCPEVKRRAEAKIGDIGKKIETLLGMKRALEKLTAACRKREATGECPILEALADD, from the coding sequence ATGACGTCGTTGTTGACGATCGGGCAGGTAGCCAAACGGTGCGGGGTCGGGGTCGAGACGATCCGGTTCTACGAACGGGAAGGGTTGATCGTGCAGCCTTCGCGGCCGGAATCCGGTTTTCGCAAATACCCGCCGGACACCGTCGGCAGGGTACGGTTCATCCAGCGGTCGAAGTCGCTAGGCTTTTCGCTCCGGGAGATCGGGGACCTCCTTTCGCTGCGCGTCGACCAGGCCACGACCTGCCCCGAGGTGAAGAGACGCGCCGAGGCGAAGATCGGGGACATCGGGAAGAAGATCGAAACGCTCCTCGGGATGAAACGCGCGCTGGAGAAGCTGACGGCCGCTTGCCGAAAGCGCGAGGCCACGGGAGAGTGCCCGATCCTCGAGGCCCTCGCGGACGATTGA
- a CDS encoding OsmC family protein yields the protein MLHGIDVDQLVGTVKAIKENPDLARFRFRASTEWVDGGHSRTKIQGFYGAGTEDTSRNSPFVLEGDEPPVLLGSNVGPNAVETVLSALASCLTVGIVYNAAARDIHVESLSFTLEGDIDLHGFLGLSDRVRPGYQNIRLGCRIKSDAPREKLEELWAYAQRTSPVLDIVRNPVPVSLTMENA from the coding sequence ATGCTGCACGGCATTGATGTCGATCAACTGGTCGGCACGGTAAAGGCAATCAAGGAGAACCCGGACCTGGCCCGCTTTCGGTTCCGTGCTTCCACGGAATGGGTCGATGGCGGTCACTCGCGAACGAAGATCCAGGGCTTCTATGGGGCCGGAACAGAGGATACGTCGCGGAACTCTCCGTTCGTCCTTGAAGGTGACGAGCCGCCCGTATTGCTTGGCTCAAACGTGGGACCGAATGCCGTTGAGACCGTTCTCTCCGCGCTGGCCTCGTGCCTTACGGTGGGAATCGTATACAACGCGGCCGCCCGGGACATCCATGTCGAGTCGCTCAGCTTCACACTGGAAGGCGATATCGATTTGCATGGATTCCTCGGGTTATCCGATCGGGTCCGCCCCGGGTACCAGAACATTCGTCTGGGTTGCAGGATCAAAAGCGATGCCCCGCGGGAAAAGCTGGAGGAACTTTGGGCATACGCGCAGCGGACGTCGCCCGTTCTCGACATCGTCCGGAACCCGGTGCCCGTTTCCCTGACGATGGAAAACGCGTAG
- the merA gene encoding mercury(II) reductase yields the protein MERYDLIILGGGAAGFAAATEADRLGLKTAMVNGGLPMGGKCINVGCVPSKHLLALGKALRHPVHPAFQSVGPATPAFDFGKAMVEKDALVLGLREQNYRLVLGSFGNVKWFEGRGTFSSSNVVKVNGREMEGDKILIATGCSTYAPPFEGLKETGFLTHIEALSLKNLPSSLIVLGVGPLGLEFSQIYSRMGAHVTVVARGKRVLKTQEPEISEALRGYLEEEGIEFVTEARVVRVARTNGGKMVTVETPEGQRTLTAEDILAATGERGNIEGLGLERIGVATVDDSYIRVNEFLQTNVPHIYAAGDVVGQRCLETVAAKQGKIAVENAFTGAKRKIDFLSVPHAVFTDPEAAGVGMTEERYMAAYGTCICRTVPLDRVPRAVAVRDTRGLVKMVAHHETGQVMGVHILAPCASEMIHEATLAVKMGLTVDDLIDTVHVFPTYSEGIKMAAQAFRRDISNMSCCVE from the coding sequence ATGGAACGATATGACCTGATCATCCTGGGAGGCGGCGCGGCGGGTTTTGCCGCGGCGACGGAAGCGGACCGCTTGGGCCTGAAAACCGCCATGGTCAACGGCGGGCTCCCCATGGGGGGAAAGTGCATCAACGTGGGATGCGTTCCAAGCAAGCATTTGCTGGCCCTGGGGAAGGCCCTGCGCCACCCGGTTCACCCCGCCTTTCAAAGCGTGGGACCGGCAACCCCCGCGTTCGACTTTGGGAAAGCCATGGTGGAAAAGGATGCCCTGGTTCTTGGCTTGCGGGAACAGAACTACCGCCTGGTGCTGGGGAGCTTCGGGAACGTGAAGTGGTTCGAGGGCCGGGGGACATTCTCCTCCTCGAACGTGGTGAAGGTAAACGGCAGGGAGATGGAAGGGGACAAGATCCTCATCGCCACGGGGTGCTCCACCTATGCTCCCCCCTTCGAGGGACTGAAGGAAACCGGCTTCCTCACTCACATCGAAGCCCTGTCCTTGAAAAACCTCCCCTCTTCCCTGATCGTCCTAGGCGTGGGGCCGCTGGGGCTGGAATTCTCGCAGATCTATAGCCGAATGGGCGCCCATGTAACCGTGGTGGCGAGGGGGAAAAGGGTCCTCAAGACCCAGGAACCGGAGATCTCGGAGGCCCTCAGAGGATACCTGGAGGAGGAAGGGATCGAGTTCGTCACCGAGGCCCGGGTGGTGCGGGTGGCCAGGACAAACGGCGGCAAGATGGTGACCGTCGAGACGCCGGAGGGTCAGCGCACCCTTACGGCGGAAGACATCCTGGCGGCCACCGGCGAGCGGGGCAACATCGAGGGTCTCGGGCTGGAGCGGATCGGGGTAGCGACAGTGGACGACTCCTATATCCGGGTGAACGAGTTCCTCCAGACCAATGTGCCCCACATTTACGCCGCCGGCGACGTGGTGGGGCAGAGGTGCCTGGAAACGGTAGCGGCCAAGCAGGGAAAGATCGCCGTGGAGAACGCCTTCACCGGGGCGAAAAGGAAGATCGACTTCCTTTCCGTCCCCCACGCCGTCTTCACCGACCCGGAAGCGGCCGGTGTCGGCATGACGGAGGAGCGGTACATGGCGGCCTATGGCACTTGCATCTGCCGGACCGTGCCCCTCGACCGGGTTCCCCGGGCGGTGGCCGTCCGGGACACCCGGGGGCTGGTGAAGATGGTGGCCCACCACGAGACGGGTCAGGTCATGGGGGTCCACATCCTCGCCCCTTGCGCCTCGGAGATGATCCACGAGGCGACCCTGGCGGTGAAGATGGGGCTCACCGTGGACGACCTGATCGACACGGTGCACGTGTTCCCGACCTACAGCGAGGGGATCAAGATGGCCGCCCAGGCGTTCCGGCGGGACATCTCCAACATGTCCTGCTGCGTGGAGTAG
- a CDS encoding transporter, translating to MAGPITFDTALPVASREGILRGQYVLVRGTGDPTPLGRSITLQAAPAALAYGVTPRLALFGIVPYFDKSLKMNTPSGRIARSASGIGDLLFLGRYTAYALDRPGSTIRLAPFAGVKLPTGRDDVSDGLGRCRNSGQV from the coding sequence TTGGCCGGACCGATCACCTTCGATACGGCCCTGCCGGTGGCAAGCCGGGAGGGAATCCTCCGCGGGCAGTATGTCCTCGTCCGTGGCACCGGCGACCCGACCCCCCTCGGCCGCAGCATCACCCTTCAGGCCGCGCCGGCGGCCCTCGCGTACGGGGTCACACCGCGCCTTGCCCTGTTCGGGATCGTTCCGTACTTCGACAAGTCACTGAAGATGAACACGCCCTCAGGCCGGATCGCGCGCAGCGCCTCCGGAATCGGCGACCTCCTCTTCCTCGGACGATATACCGCCTACGCGTTGGACCGGCCCGGATCGACGATCCGCCTCGCACCCTTTGCGGGGGTCAAGCTTCCCACCGGCAGGGATGACGTCTCTGACGGTCTGGGCCGCTGTCGGAATTCCGGTCAGGTATAA
- a CDS encoding mercury transporter MerT has product MPEISKTHSEGNAKWGLVGAVAAAIGASVCCLGPLLLLAAGVGGAWIGSLTAMEKYRPIWMAATLVLLGLAFARVYRKPKEAACASGSSCPPNVGRGNKVLLWIVTAFVLGLLTLPYAIF; this is encoded by the coding sequence ATGCCGGAAATATCGAAGACCCACTCGGAGGGGAACGCGAAATGGGGCCTGGTCGGGGCGGTTGCCGCCGCAATCGGTGCCTCCGTTTGCTGCCTTGGACCCCTGTTGCTCCTGGCGGCGGGCGTCGGAGGCGCCTGGATCGGGAGCCTGACGGCGATGGAGAAGTACCGGCCGATCTGGATGGCGGCGACCCTGGTCCTTCTCGGGCTGGCGTTCGCACGAGTGTACCGGAAGCCGAAGGAGGCGGCCTGCGCATCGGGGTCCTCGTGCCCGCCGAACGTGGGACGTGGGAACAAGGTCCTCCTCTGGATCGTCACGGCGTTTGTTCTCGGACTTCTCACCCTTCCCTACGCGATTTTCTAA
- a CDS encoding cysteine desulfurase — MSRRIYLDFNASTPIAPEAIEAMRPFLADHYGNPSSLHWAGMPAKDAVERARGQVAGLLGCDPTEVVFTSGGSESNNHAIKGVFFANRDRGDHIITTAVEHPATLNPCRFLEKLGAKMTVLPVDRFGRVDPDDVRKALTSKTILITVMHANNEVGTIEPVPEIAAIAREAGIPFHTDAAQTLGKITADVEELGVDLLSVAGHKVYAPKGIGALYIREGVKIEPFVHGAGHEAGRRAGTENVLLAVALGAACDAARKWVGMPKVRDLRDRFWEGLRGIFGEKVTLNGHPTTRLPNTLNVNFVGRVGAEVLVKLPGVAASTGSACHAGSVTLSPVLAAMGVPPEEGMGAVRFSLGRTTSWEELEEILGFLPRLLRFHQ, encoded by the coding sequence ATGAGCCGTCGGATCTATCTCGACTTCAACGCGAGCACGCCGATCGCGCCGGAGGCCATCGAGGCCATGCGGCCGTTCCTCGCCGATCATTACGGGAATCCGTCGAGCCTCCACTGGGCCGGGATGCCGGCGAAGGACGCCGTGGAGAGGGCCCGCGGGCAGGTGGCGGGCCTTCTGGGATGCGACCCGACCGAGGTGGTCTTCACCAGCGGAGGAAGCGAATCGAACAATCACGCCATCAAGGGGGTCTTCTTCGCAAACCGGGACCGGGGGGACCATATCATCACGACGGCTGTGGAGCATCCTGCGACGCTCAATCCCTGCCGGTTCCTGGAAAAGCTCGGGGCGAAGATGACCGTGCTGCCGGTGGACCGGTTCGGGAGGGTGGATCCTGACGATGTCCGCAAGGCCCTCACGTCGAAGACGATCCTTATTACGGTCATGCACGCGAACAACGAGGTGGGAACGATCGAGCCGGTCCCCGAGATCGCTGCCATCGCGCGTGAGGCGGGTATTCCGTTCCACACGGACGCGGCGCAGACCTTGGGGAAGATTACGGCCGACGTCGAGGAGCTGGGCGTGGACCTCCTCTCGGTGGCCGGCCACAAGGTGTACGCCCCGAAGGGGATCGGGGCACTCTACATAAGAGAGGGGGTGAAGATCGAGCCGTTCGTCCACGGCGCGGGGCACGAGGCGGGCCGGCGGGCGGGGACGGAGAACGTCCTCCTGGCCGTCGCCCTGGGCGCGGCGTGCGACGCGGCGCGGAAATGGGTCGGGATGCCGAAGGTTCGGGACTTGCGAGACCGGTTCTGGGAAGGGCTAAGAGGGATTTTCGGGGAGAAGGTGACGCTCAACGGTCATCCCACCACGCGATTACCGAATACGCTCAACGTCAACTTCGTGGGCAGGGTCGGTGCGGAGGTCCTTGTAAAGCTTCCCGGGGTCGCCGCCTCGACCGGCTCGGCCTGCCACGCCGGTTCGGTAACCCTTTCCCCGGTGCTGGCCGCCATGGGGGTGCCGCCGGAAGAGGGAATGGGGGCGGTCCGGTTCAGCCTGGGTCGCACAACCTCGTGGGAGGAACTGGAGGAGATCCTCGGGTTCCTCCCCCGGTTGCTACGATTCCATCAATAG
- a CDS encoding RNA polymerase sigma factor, which translates to MRREEEIDLVRKAKEGDTVAFAAMIRRYQNLVYATAFQIPKDQALAEDVAQEAFVTAFRSLQDLRTESSFPPWLRKITRNLALASRKEQRRFGALEEAGTLPSLPADAEQEAERERREADAFGEEVKRIVSSLSDTLRFPLLLCHIDDLSTRDAARFLGITEGALRKRLHDGKKKLQERIVRMAEKSFQVYRLPPDFARRCICGCRRSEAARKR; encoded by the coding sequence ATGCGGAGGGAAGAGGAAATCGACCTCGTCAGGAAAGCGAAGGAGGGCGACACCGTAGCCTTCGCAGCGATGATCCGCCGGTACCAGAACCTCGTTTACGCTACGGCGTTCCAGATTCCGAAAGACCAAGCCCTTGCCGAGGACGTCGCCCAGGAGGCGTTCGTAACCGCGTTCCGGTCCCTGCAGGACCTTCGAACGGAGAGCTCCTTCCCCCCCTGGCTGCGGAAGATCACAAGGAACCTCGCCTTGGCGTCGCGCAAGGAACAGCGCCGTTTCGGGGCGCTCGAAGAGGCGGGAACACTTCCATCTCTCCCGGCGGATGCCGAACAGGAGGCCGAGAGGGAGCGGCGCGAAGCCGACGCGTTCGGCGAGGAGGTGAAACGGATCGTTTCCTCGCTGTCGGACACGCTCCGGTTTCCCTTGCTGCTCTGCCACATCGACGATCTCTCGACGAGGGACGCCGCCCGGTTCCTCGGCATCACCGAGGGAGCGTTGAGGAAGCGGCTTCACGACGGCAAGAAGAAGCTTCAGGAGCGGATCGTGAGGATGGCGGAGAAGAGTTTCCAGGTGTACCGGCTCCCGCCGGACTTCGCCAGGCGGTGCATCTGCGGATGCCGACGGTCGGAGGCGGCAAGAAAGAGATAG
- a CDS encoding metalloregulator ArsR/SmtB family transcription factor, producing the protein MDPDRAYERAELLKAFAHPTRLQILAELHKGTRCVTDMEDILPVTQVNISQHLTVLRNARLVDFAQDGAVRCYYLSRPKLVEGVLALITADHPVIRKTREQIDREKAKGGRERVAVRG; encoded by the coding sequence ATGGACCCCGACCGAGCCTACGAACGGGCGGAACTTCTCAAGGCTTTCGCGCACCCCACGCGCCTCCAGATTTTGGCCGAGTTGCACAAGGGGACGCGGTGCGTGACGGACATGGAGGACATCCTTCCCGTCACCCAGGTCAACATCTCCCAACACCTCACGGTTCTTCGAAACGCCAGGCTCGTGGACTTCGCCCAGGATGGCGCGGTGCGGTGCTATTACCTGAGCCGGCCGAAGCTGGTCGAGGGTGTGCTGGCGTTAATTACCGCGGATCATCCCGTCATCCGGAAGACCAGGGAGCAGATCGACCGGGAAAAGGCCAAGGGCGGAAGGGAGAGGGTGGCGGTCCGTGGCTGA
- a CDS encoding DUF3047 domain-containing protein, with the protein MILDGFTNRAGKLFGRPFHRAAALGILLSVVLAVPAGFAAGPLLIDDFGKGLSAGWEKKVFKGETVYAPVIDEGRPALKAVSRAAASALIYRLSLDPKTFPRLSWSWKIGGTIRKGDERTKEGDDYAARVYVVFPSVLFWRTRAVNYIWANRLPRGAFLPNAYTGNAVMVAVESGEANAGRWIDEERDLVEDYRRAFGEDPPGIGAVAIMTDTDNTGEHAVAWYGAIRFLPPGS; encoded by the coding sequence ATGATCCTGGACGGGTTCACGAACCGCGCCGGAAAACTCTTCGGCCGGCCCTTCCATCGTGCGGCGGCCCTGGGGATTCTCCTGTCGGTCGTGCTGGCCGTCCCCGCGGGGTTCGCCGCCGGCCCGCTGCTCATCGACGATTTCGGCAAGGGGCTCTCCGCAGGTTGGGAGAAGAAGGTCTTCAAGGGGGAGACCGTCTATGCGCCGGTCATCGACGAAGGCCGTCCCGCGCTGAAAGCGGTGAGCCGGGCGGCCGCCTCGGCCCTGATCTACCGACTCTCTCTCGATCCGAAAACATTCCCGCGGCTGTCGTGGTCCTGGAAGATCGGCGGCACGATCCGCAAAGGGGACGAGCGGACGAAAGAGGGGGACGATTACGCGGCGCGGGTGTATGTCGTTTTCCCTTCCGTCCTCTTCTGGAGGACGCGGGCCGTCAACTACATCTGGGCGAACCGGCTCCCCCGGGGGGCCTTTCTCCCGAACGCCTACACGGGGAACGCCGTCATGGTGGCCGTGGAGAGCGGCGAGGCGAATGCGGGGAGATGGATCGACGAGGAGCGCGATCTCGTAGAGGATTACCGCCGCGCCTTCGGGGAGGATCCCCCCGGGATCGGCGCCGTGGCGATCATGACGGACACCGACAACACGGGGGAACATGCGGTCGCCTGGTACGGGGCCATCCGGTTCCTTCCGCCGGGGTCGTAG
- a CDS encoding aminotransferase class I/II-fold pyridoxal phosphate-dependent enzyme: MKKNHDLSTRCVHAGEVRDAEGSPHTPIYNTTTFGFRSTADLLDVVEGRRPGNLYTRYGLNPTIRSVEVKLASLESAESALVFASGMAAEAALFFTHGRKGIVCLGNAYGGTLALLTDHLPLLEIPTTLLLGEEAGKLEEVLKQGPGLVFFETPTNPTMEIFDIREICRLSHSYGALVAVDNTFASPINQQVLALGVDIAVHSATKYLGGHSDLTGGALMGSKELIEPVAPWRKNLGQMMAPEVAGLLSRSLRTLPIRVERQNRTAQSVAEAMRAHPKVARVLYPGLPDFPQHALAKSQMSGFGGMLTLEINGSGKDATKVIDGLELIIIAPSLGGPESLATQPMTTTHHGLTPEERLKRGITDSMIRFSIGMEAAEDLIEDLNNALVAV, translated from the coding sequence ATGAAGAAGAATCACGATCTTTCCACACGGTGCGTACATGCCGGGGAGGTGAGGGACGCCGAGGGATCTCCGCACACGCCGATCTACAACACCACCACCTTCGGATTCCGTTCCACGGCCGACCTTCTCGACGTGGTGGAAGGGAGACGCCCGGGGAACCTCTACACCCGGTACGGACTGAACCCGACGATCCGGAGCGTCGAGGTAAAGCTCGCGAGCCTTGAAAGCGCGGAGTCGGCCCTCGTGTTCGCCTCCGGCATGGCGGCGGAGGCGGCGCTCTTTTTCACCCATGGTCGGAAGGGGATCGTTTGTTTGGGGAACGCCTACGGCGGCACGTTGGCGCTGCTTACCGATCATCTGCCCCTCTTGGAGATACCGACGACTCTGCTCCTGGGAGAGGAGGCAGGGAAGTTGGAGGAGGTCCTGAAACAGGGGCCCGGCCTTGTGTTTTTCGAAACCCCGACGAATCCTACGATGGAGATCTTCGACATCCGGGAGATCTGCCGGCTTTCCCATTCGTACGGCGCCCTCGTGGCGGTCGATAACACGTTTGCCTCGCCCATCAACCAGCAAGTGCTGGCCCTCGGCGTGGATATCGCCGTCCACAGCGCCACCAAGTACCTGGGAGGCCACAGCGACCTGACGGGCGGGGCGCTCATGGGGTCGAAAGAGCTCATCGAACCGGTTGCGCCCTGGCGGAAGAACCTGGGACAGATGATGGCTCCGGAGGTCGCCGGACTTCTGTCGAGGAGCCTGCGGACGCTCCCCATTCGCGTGGAGCGGCAGAACAGGACCGCGCAGTCGGTTGCCGAAGCGATGAGAGCCCATCCGAAGGTCGCCAGGGTTCTTTATCCGGGGCTGCCGGATTTCCCTCAGCACGCCTTGGCGAAATCCCAGATGTCCGGATTCGGGGGGATGTTGACTCTGGAGATCAACGGGTCGGGTAAGGACGCCACGAAGGTCATCGACGGCCTTGAGCTTATTATCATCGCTCCGAGCCTCGGGGGCCCGGAAAGTCTTGCAACGCAACCGATGACGACCACTCACCACGGGCTGACCCCGGAAGAACGGCTGAAGAGGGGGATCACCGATTCCATGATCCGCTTCTCCATCGGAATGGAGGCGGCAGAGGACCTGATTGAAGATCTGAACAATGCCCTGGTGGCTGTCTGA
- a CDS encoding NHL repeat-containing protein — protein sequence MTSLTVWAAVGIPVRYKFLGYWDGAGSPSGKLHRPIGIAVASNGDVYVTDARIRVVRLASSGEFKGEWGREGKGHGEFGNPVGIAVAPDGSVFVSDYERDRIRKFTSDGSFLLSFGASGKDPGRFTAPAGLAVDSSGSLYVADFYNHRVQKFRSDGSFEKIFGHPGRMGAGALHYPTGVAVGSNGLIHVADSGNHRIVMLSAKGEYVADWSIPDPNPKVFSPEQVAVSQGGETIYATDLSANRILILAVERQPAFQEDGTGKR from the coding sequence ATGACGTCTCTGACGGTCTGGGCCGCTGTCGGAATTCCGGTCAGGTATAAGTTCCTCGGGTATTGGGACGGCGCCGGTTCCCCTTCGGGGAAACTCCATCGTCCCATCGGCATCGCGGTGGCGTCGAACGGAGACGTGTACGTCACCGACGCGCGCATCCGCGTCGTACGGCTGGCCTCTTCCGGGGAATTCAAGGGCGAGTGGGGACGCGAAGGAAAGGGGCACGGAGAATTCGGCAACCCCGTGGGGATCGCGGTGGCGCCCGACGGTTCGGTATTCGTCTCCGATTACGAACGGGACCGGATCCGGAAGTTTACGTCCGATGGCAGTTTCCTTCTGTCGTTCGGCGCTTCCGGAAAGGATCCGGGACGATTCACCGCCCCCGCCGGCCTGGCCGTGGACTCCTCGGGTTCCTTGTACGTCGCGGATTTCTACAACCACCGGGTCCAGAAATTCCGGTCCGACGGCTCCTTCGAAAAGATATTCGGCCACCCGGGCCGGATGGGCGCCGGCGCGCTCCATTACCCCACAGGGGTGGCGGTCGGATCGAACGGACTGATTCATGTGGCGGACAGCGGAAACCACCGAATCGTGATGCTTTCGGCGAAGGGAGAATACGTGGCGGACTGGTCCATCCCGGATCCGAACCCGAAGGTCTTCTCCCCGGAACAGGTCGCCGTTTCCCAAGGCGGGGAGACCATCTACGCCACCGACCTGTCCGCGAATCGAATCCTGATCCTGGCGGTCGAAAGACAGCCGGCCTTTCAAGAGGACGGGACGGGGAAGAGATGA
- a CDS encoding VTT domain-containing protein: MDEAIRFLLEHAYVVLFLNVSADQLGLPVPSVPVLLAMGALSGSGEFSLAVALPLAVAGCLVGDLSWYELGRRRGRRILKLLCRISLEPDFCIRRAEEAFSRRGPKVLLFSKFVPGLSLVAPPLAAMFRMGIRRFLAWDAAGSLLWAGAFLGAGYLFRVQIERVGTLLLRLGTQVFVLLASALAFYVAWKVALRWRFFRRLRGARITPEELNGKMEAGEDLTVVDLRHPLEFDADRVKVPGALHMLPEELAKRHEEIPRDRDVVLYCTCPNEATSAMMTLRLHRLGITRVRPLSGGFDAWVEGGFPLETKTSAPSPLEGR, encoded by the coding sequence ATGGATGAAGCCATCCGGTTTCTGTTGGAGCACGCTTACGTGGTGCTGTTCCTCAACGTGTCCGCCGACCAGTTGGGTCTGCCGGTCCCGTCGGTTCCCGTTCTCTTAGCGATGGGGGCGCTGTCCGGTTCGGGCGAGTTCTCCCTGGCGGTCGCCCTGCCGCTGGCGGTGGCGGGGTGCCTGGTCGGAGACCTCTCCTGGTACGAACTCGGGCGTCGCCGCGGCCGGAGGATATTGAAACTCCTTTGTCGTATCTCTCTGGAGCCGGACTTCTGCATACGCCGCGCGGAGGAGGCATTCTCCCGGCGTGGCCCGAAAGTCCTGCTGTTCTCCAAATTCGTCCCGGGGTTGAGCCTGGTCGCGCCGCCGCTGGCGGCGATGTTCCGCATGGGCATCCGTCGTTTCCTGGCTTGGGACGCCGCGGGATCCCTTCTTTGGGCGGGAGCGTTCCTCGGGGCGGGGTATCTCTTCCGCGTGCAGATCGAACGGGTCGGGACGCTCCTTCTTCGCCTGGGGACCCAGGTATTTGTCCTTCTGGCCTCCGCCCTGGCATTCTACGTGGCCTGGAAGGTCGCCCTCCGATGGCGGTTTTTTCGCCGGCTCCGGGGTGCCCGGATCACCCCGGAAGAACTGAACGGGAAAATGGAGGCGGGCGAAGATCTCACCGTAGTCGACCTTCGCCATCCGCTGGAGTTCGACGCCGACCGCGTGAAAGTTCCCGGCGCCCTTCACATGCTTCCCGAGGAGCTCGCCAAGCGCCATGAGGAGATCCCCCGCGACCGGGACGTGGTGCTCTATTGCACCTGTCCGAACGAAGCCACCAGCGCCATGATGACCCTGCGGCTGCACCGTCTCGGGATCACGCGGGTGCGGCCTCTCTCCGGCGGGTTCGACGCCTGGGTCGAAGGAGGATTCCCGTTGGAAACGAAGACGTCGGCTCCATCCCCATTGGAGGGGAGATGA